Within Vicia villosa cultivar HV-30 ecotype Madison, WI linkage group LG1, Vvil1.0, whole genome shotgun sequence, the genomic segment tattgttACAACGTGTTGTTTGAATTTCATTCTGGAAAAGTGCATCCCTTAGTGAACCAATACATAAGAATACTTGTGTTATGGATGAAGAAATTAGATGTAATGAGATGAGTTTAgagttttgaaaatataattattataagtgGAATTTTGAGTCACACTGTACAATACAGTCTCATCGAGAGCAATCCATCTTATGCTTACACACATTTCAtagaaatatttttggaaatatgcATATAATATTTAGGCAATAAACATAATTTATGTAAGATCTATTATTTCTTGTCCTTTCCACATTACATCTATGGTTGTTTGTAATTTTGTCACTTAATAATGCGGTTGAACCCAGTGAGGCTCACATTGCCTTTGTCCTCATTATCTGACAATGAAATTAAGGAATTTATTCCGATGTACTTCACTGCACTTGTTCTCTAAGACATCGaacatattaataaattaaaagttaTAATGTTAAATTATGCAATTAAATTATGATGTATATGTTATGTCAATTGTTTGTGTTTTTATGAATCTTATTATTATAAGACATATAGAGATTATTTAAAGATGATTTATAACGAGATGTATAATTTTGAGAATCTTATCGTGGAGGATAAGGAATTCGACATTCATACAAATATGAACCTTGTGAAGAAATTTCTCCATGGAGTGTTGAAACGCAAACTCAAAGTTCGTCAATAATCGAACTTAGAATAAGCAGAAAGTCTAAAAAGCTAAGGATCTAGGACCGAATAAAATCGATTTTCGGCATTTTTCTTGTGTCCGGTAAAAGATAAATGTGAGAATTTTGTTCGTAATATTCATATTATCCTTCGAGTGGAAGTTGATCCTAAAGAGTTACAATGAAGATGTAATTTCAAGGGACTtctcttggaatgatgttatccaagatgaaatggaaTCAACAATGTCAAATCATACTTGGTTGGATGCAAGTGAGTGTTTAGAAGGAAGTATCATAAAGATGGTACACTAAACACCTACAAGTCTAGATTAATAGCCAAGTGTTTAGACAAGgaatgtgttaattatttaaacaCATATGCACTAGTAGCAAGGACGGCAACAATTAGAGTATTGTTTGCATTAGTTTTTGCATGAACTTATAGTTCATCAAAAGGATGTCAAAATGACATTCCTAaaatggagatctcgatgaggagatttacatggaAAAAACAGAAGGTTATATACTTTCTACTGATGAACAAAAAGGTGTACAAGCTTGTTAAaaccttgtatggattaaaacaagcaccaaaataatggcattaaaagtttgactttgtcattgTAAGATTCTCCGATTAAGGAGGAAACTTAAAATTAAAGAGGAGACACACAAGTTAGGGGGAGAATTCTcaatcttatcaaaacaagaattcaaagagtatgtcatcatcaaaaagggggatattgtgaaaaatatatcttatatctaattttgatgaagacaaaggttatcaaagaggaaaAGGGATCAAAAGTTTCATGCACATCAATgatgaagttgatcaagaaggttgaacatagaaattcaagtgaagatttgagagaagtgaacataaccaaggtactcattgcaatttatattatactattttaaattgctcTTAATTTCATCTCTTACTTCATCtgaaaaccttcttgcatcatcatgcatgattatctaaatatatttcttcatctaattcttgtgacaagtgtttCTACATAaagttgatgacatgttgatctttggcaccgaccaaaatcaagttgataaaacaaagaatttcttgtcgtcaaagttctccatgaaagatatgggagaagcagatgttattcttggtattaagattaaacgggagaataGGGGGATTGTAATTATgcaatctcattacattgagaaaatacttaagaagttcaattatggaaattgttctccagtaaagtactcccatggatccaggagaaaagcttatgccaaatacaggtaaacctatggatcaactcgaatactcaagagctataggctctttgatgtatgctatgattagcactagaccggatattgcttatgcggttggaaagttgagcagatttactagtaatcctagtagacatcattggcatgcaATAACTAGGCTATTCAAGTACTTaaagggtactatgaattatggattgtcatatatgggatttccttcggtgttagaaGGTTATacggatgctagttggataaataatgttgaagattcatcctctacaagtggatggatgttcttgcttgggggaggtgccatctcatgggcttccaaaaagcaaacatgtataactagttccacaatggaatctgagtttgtagcattgGCTGCTGttggtaaagaagcagaatggctaaggaacttggtatatgagattccgatatggcctaaaccgatatcaccaatttctatccgttgtgatagcagtgccacactggctaaagcgaatagtcaaatatacaatggaaagtctagacatttgggtattagacatagtatgattagggaattaatcatgaatggggtgatatctattaagtttgttcggtcgcaacaaaacttagctgaccacttgacgaaggggttagcaagagacttagtgaagaagtcggtaattgggatgagattaaagtccatttaaatctattagttatggtatacccaattcccttctaatacaacgttagaagcagaattcaatgtggaaagatcatagttaaagattggagcaattgtgtttatcttcccaaggtatgtgctcagacctgcaagtgatggctaggttgaagtatatcttcttaatggttcttttgaaaaattgcaaatgcaggtgcaagattaaaaggatcacctatgtgagcatgaagttttgccgcttcaagaagcttggacttggcttcctatatgcttattaatggataaggacacatggcttgtaaagtgtcaagtatgaatagtagagtattgtaagaaacatatgtgtactatatctttaaatattcaaatggattgacgggttcaatcattatgacaccccgattttcgaatatttggaatgtgtatttgtactaagatgaaaattcaatcgtaagacattttcttctatgcatttgtttgatcgttatacctgtaaagtaaatcaaggattatactaaaatggggggagtttgttggtgattttagtatcatcaatgcattttggtagtaatgtgatttactataggccaatgcaattatgcgttaagtttgaaacgagttagggtagtgcggagtgcacgctcgtcgaaccaaacgcgtaattgaatatgaataatagaaacgggcataacgtttcgtttgaatagttgcacccgttccaacagacataactgtttccgaagaggtgtgtctgttcgcttatattattggtctcctatataaggagtcttttggtctcgatttggaacACGAAATTACATACTTCTTCTCTACATTCtaatctgttctccattgtcagaaacagattgttcttcaagaattatccccgcaaagatttcgtgaacccagacaaagaatagggtcgaaatactttgttcggaaagtgaacaaacacgattcttgaagatatccaggattatcataccatttCTCTAACATTTTTTAACTCGGTCGCTGAGTTGGCTCGTGGGTCGACTCGGATAACAGTGGAGCCTGTATGGGATCGAGAGAAGTTGTTGGCTCCCAGAGATCCGCCTCGAGTGGATTCACCTTTGATAAAAGAGTTTCTGAGTTTGGACAAAGAATTTTCACCGTATAAAGAGAATGTTGGTCGTGTTGTACGAGAATGTTTTCACGTGAGGGATGAGTGCTTAGAGAATTTCAAAAGATCATTGTTTGATCAATGTGGATTCAAATTCACCACTTTTGAAGCTCTTGGTGCTTACATTTGGAGATCCAAGTAAGTTTCCATTGGATTTGGATTATACATATATTCATATAAAGTTTGTCTGTCTAGCATCAACACCTCTGAACAAAGACGTGTTTTGTATCTCACACGAATCACTGACATTTGTCTCATATAGACAAATGTCAGATACAGACAAATGTTATCAGAACCGTGATTTAGtctaactcaaccttacaaagTATATCTTTGGGCATTATTATATTGTCTGATGCGAAacttgtataagtgtttcttatATGTGTCATGCTTCATAGAATATTGCCTataattttaattcattattGACAACATTGTAATTGTTTTTGGCTACAATAGGGTAAGGGCTTCAGGAGTGGAGGACAATGAGAAGGTTAAATTTGCATACTCAATTAATATAAGAAGATTAGTAAAGCCAGCACTACCTAATGGATATTGGGGAAATGGTTGTGTTCCAATGTATGTTCAATTGAGGGCCAAAGATTTGATAGAGAGGCCCATTTGGGAAACAGCAGAGCTGATAAGAAAGAGTAAAAGCAATGTTTCTGATGAGTATGTTCGTTCATTTATTGATTATCAAGAGCTGCATTTCGGTGATGGGATCACGGCGGGGAAATGGGTGAGTGGGTTCACTGATTGGAGACACTTGGGTCATTCTACTGTTGATTTCGGGTGAGGTGGTCCTGTTACTGTTTTGCCACTCGGAAGAAACTTGCTTGGGAGTGTTGAACCTTGTTTCTTCTTGCCTTATTCGACTGCGAGTGCAGAGAAAAAGGATGGGTTTAAGGTTTTGGTGACTTTGAATGAGGCAGCTTTGCCTGCTTTTAGGGAAGACATGCAAGTGTTTGCCGGAGCCAAGAGGCAGCGCTTTTGCCGCGCATTTGATGGTATGAACCATTGATTTTATGTGAACTAATAAAGATGAGTTTAGACCTCAGGTATTATAAGGCATATGCTGTAAGAAATAGGTTTAGGATATCAATAGGCAAATACTGCATCACTTAAATTCTCATTTTGGGGTGGTTGTATCACGAGAGTATATTGTTGTGTAAAGTTTTGTCTTCTATAAGTCTATAACCAAAATTCATCTATTCTAAGTGTTGAGAAGTTTGATCATTATGGTTTGAATTTGTACTTCAATACTCTAGTAATTTATAGGATATGTCTTGATTATGTTGCCTAAAGTTTTAATctgcaatataaattaaatttcatcCATCAGCAGATTGCCCTTAAATGAAGAGTGACAAAGACGTAGCTGATAAATGATGAAAATGTCTATGAGTGCTCTATTGTTGGGTTAACGTATTGATTCAATGAAAAAATTAAGTAGTTACTCCCTCTTCTAACTTATGAATTACTTTACGATTTCAATTCAATATTAGTGATATTTTTaactatattatttattatttattattactaatatttttatttgtgcAATGCACAAGACAAATTAAGAAGAGatattgtatttttataaatgtaaaaataaaaaagttatattTTATATGTTATGAATATAAAAATAACAATTGATTAGTGGAATTGGAATTAaatgtaaaattaaataaaaaaagatatattttataaatgtaaaattaaaaagagttgtataaaaaaaataaaaaatttgaataattAAATGCAACTATAAATTTAATAAGAAGTTAGGAGGAAAACTTATTAAGGATTAGGAGGGaaacttgtattttattttaatatattaaggatTAAGGATTATTATttccaattttttaaatttcacttTCATTTAAAGAATTAAACTCAAAAAAATTCCTAGGTCATCTTGTGCAAAATAGTATAATGAAAAATGTATGTGCTTGAAACTTGgatgtttgaaaatataaaaagtttgGATAAAAATTGTGTTCGAAACAATGTAAAATTGTTTTGGAAGAGGAAAGTAAATGAAAAGCATAATAAATGACTTTAAGTAAATGCTTGATATTAAAGAAATGACGCAGGTTCATACATCTTCTCACAAACTCTTTCTTTCTGTGACTTAGATATTTTAGTTCTATAGAGAATAAATGAGATTTGCGACCCTTGTTACATAAATTAAACTCGACTTATATTCTATCACAATGTTAACCGTCGATGAAGATTATCTCTACAAAAATTAACACGTGTCATCCTACATGGGCTCTAGTCTTCTAATTGCTTCCACACGTTTTTAACGTTTGAATTGCTGCAAATCGCTACCCACGCTGGTAACTGCCTTTAAATCTCATAACTGCCTCTGTCGAGAATCTTTAGTCGAATCTTGCAGTGGTGCCGAAATGTTTCTAGTTCACATATCCTCTTGAAAAAATACACTAGGTTCTTAACATTTGATAGACGCGTCGAACTCGACACGTCTACACCATACCTCCATGTCAAAGTGCTAATTTGTGCAATCCTTTTCGAGATTCTGGACATGTtttaaagagagagagagagagagagagggagagagagagagagatgtgaatacaagaccacactcacaaagatgtttttgattcatggcaaactccacaagcaaacaagcaataAGGCACCAGCAGAAGAAAGCAAGGAAAAGCAAGTATTGGCCACTCAAGACCTGCTCTGTATCCAGGTCGACTCAGTATACGCAAAACAAGAAGGATTCAGAAAAACaacaaataggtcgacctactcacaacccaggtcgacctaaactggtgAAATTTACACATcctactgttaggtcgacccacacaacaactaggtcgacctaaactgaagaaatgtcTCCAAAACGTATCTCAAcaagattctggtcgacctaagccttcaataggtcgacctaattggaAGCAAATTTTTCCAGAATTAActcagctctgttaggtcgacctaagcactacaagaggtcgacctagttgatcaAAAGTGCCAAAATTTGCTGATCTGCTATGCTCCAACTGATCAACTCTCATATATATCATCtaaggttcattattgcagttctgaacaccaacaactgaaagatacacaaaggcttctcatcttcgatcatcgacacaactccaacacaactacacacaatcatttttgcgttgagggtttgcgttcaagatcgataacgtccatggaacgaaattgaagattcctagtgggtgaagatttgtggggtttttggtgaataaaatctgagggttttgtcctccaagattggtgaattttgggggtttttatcaagaggcttcatcaaggatccagctgagagtgaagattgaagaacaagtgttcaagcaattcaagacactgcagaaagggatcaaagtgacgctcttggaagaccttgatctggctcaagattaagggggaagaagattcaaaggatcgacaaatttggtttattgtttatcgctttgttatcttctttgtataaactgctttcaacattaatggaagatttcccaatttcagtttggaattgggggcagacgtagtcgtagcgaggacgatcgacaaactgcctaaacaaatatcgtgttcttgtcgcttttatcttttcatttacgttctgttcatatttggttataattgcaaattgatcaacgattcgagtgttaaaattgtgaattaaaaacttgtataaacatcacaattcattacacattgaatcaccatcaatttgatcattatcaccaagtgtttgtgcttttgcttctttcattattactgcattgcaaatcaaagtttatcaaattgaaagttaatcgattttctgtagtgaaacatattgattcgataacatatcatttcattgttaatctcaattattttgtggttttatcacatatacaacccttgcaatatcggtccggaatagacgcaagtcgattcagaaccgctttcgctttagttcaaaataattccgaaaaactctgagagatctattcacccccctctagatccttaggccagcgtctaacaagagAGAGATTGATCCTAATCTTATGAATGTGTTCGTGTGACTCCTCTAAATCAATCTCAAATAGGTTCCTAGGTTATCTAAACCTTGAACTCAAAATGTCGAACTCACCCTTTCACTCaaagttatcaaaatgttgaaacTTTAACCTAATCGTCATGTATTTAACTTTTTTACTCTTTTTTTACACTTTGTATGTCGAGAGTTGAGATTCAAATTCTCAGGCTAGCATATACCCCTCCAAAAATGCCATTGTTCAAGGTGATATgtgttgtaaattattaataataattaataatataagttgttctaaaatgacaagagaagtggatttgaaaaatggcaacacttcatgaagtgttgtagAATGAAACCATGCAACTCTTGAAATGTGTTGTTATAGGCCAATCATTATGACTTTTGGTAAAAGagattgtttcaccaagggtcgctaccttgtgaaacaataccaaTATGGCCTATAAGTAATTCATTATGAATTCAGAAAATCATATCACAAAAAAATCGAAAATCCTCTAAAATAATTCCAGAGccctcttcgctacattcgagttttcgccggtcttgcgcaaactcgataaggctgaattatcctgggtattcctgcgtagaaactccaagacaaattgggagtgcttgaaatactataaggaaagtgttccgtacacgattctagcctcgattccattcggtttaaatgatttttctaacaatcttatagtatTTGAATAATGGTTATTGAGGCTCCAATTTCAAGCATCAAAGAGAGAAATTTAAGAAGAATTCAAGAAGAGTTGATATTATAAATCCGGATTGCGATGTAAGTacctatttatattaatatatatttggaTTGTATAATACCCTTTCAAACGTATACGTATGGCAAATGAATATTTAGGATATCGTAAATTGTTTCCATacaattttaaaatcattttatctttaaaatataCATAGTGCATGAGACAATTCTATGTAATACATGGATACAGTATTTATCATATAGATATGCACTTTGTTTTCTTTGTGTTTCTATGTCGGTGCATATGCATGTATTTAAAGAAAATACATTCAGTAGCCACTTTGTTTTCTGTGTTTCTATGTCGGTGCATATGTACGTATTTAAAGAAAATACATTCAGTAGCCACTGAGTTTATCATAAAAGTCATTTCTTTgtgaaatatattaaatttatatatatatatatatatatatatatatatatatatatatatatatatatatatatatatatatatatattagagaaCAATCATGTAAAAATTATGCATATTCAATTCATTTAAAAAAGTGCAACTACGCATAATGCATAACGTCACGTACctattcaaaataaatatatgtgtttatttatttgaaaaaatttaattatttgtaaGTGGATACACTTAAGTGCCATAACagaagttaattaattaatttaccaGATTATGTAAATTGATTCTTATGAAAATTGTTCTATCGGTACTATATGATATATATAGTTTCTGAACTTTATCAGAGTTTATGATAATGAATTaaagtttataattttaaattataaaactgAAGTTTTATTATGTAAATAAAATGTTTGTCTCAATGAGAATTTTCTTCATGGAGGATATGGAATTTGAAATTCCTACATTTGACGAACCTCGTGAGAAAGGTTATCCACAAATTATTGAAACACAAACCGAAA encodes:
- the LOC131595588 gene encoding 3'-N-debenzoyl-2'-deoxytaxol N-benzoyltransferase-like; this translates as MESEFVALAAVDIQDYHTISLTFFNSVAELARGSTRITVEPVWDREKLLAPRDPPRVDSPLIKEFLSLDKEFSPYKENVGRVVRECFHVRDECLENFKRSLFDQCGFKFTTFEALGAYIWRSKVRASGVEDNEKVKFAYSINIRRLVKPALPNGYWGNGCVPMYVQLRAKDLIERPIWETAELIRKSKSNVSDEYVRSFIDYQELHFGDGITAGKWVSGFTDWRHLGHSTVDFG